The DNA region TCCAGGTCTCCACTCAAGTGTGCCTTTATCGGAAAGCCCTTCCCTTGACCATATATCTAAAACAGCAATACCTCACATCTTTCAATACCTCAACCCCCTAACTCCACGGTACTTTTCTTATGGATTCTATTTTTCTTAAGGATATGTCATAAATATATTTGTtgccttttaaaatgcttattcaAAACTTAGACTTCAGAACAAGGTCTGGCACCTAAAAGGTGCTCAAAAACATTGGCTGAAGAGAAGTCTTTAACTCTTCAGCTTCATCTTCCATTCCAGTAAACCCTACCTGCTTGTAGTTCCTGCACTGTGCAATCACCAAGCTGTGTACTAGCTTGGGAATCATTGTTTATTCCATTGCTTTTCCCAAAACGGAATTTCCCCCTTTTTCATCTGGCTCCTACGCATCTCTCAAGACTGAGCTCAGGTGTCACTTCCTTCTGGAGATCCTCTAATTCTCTTCTTTGCTCACCAACATCCAGTACGTATTTTCACACTGGCATTTATTAAGTTCATATCCCAAATTCATAATTATTAAGTTAAAcactttttagtttcttttaaaatgccataaaatttaaaaaaaataaaaaataaaataaaatgccataaAATTACATTCATATACTTGGGTTTTTTCCTTCATTGTCCTGTGACCTCCTTGAGGGCAAAGATTATGTTTTATTAAGCTTTATTCCCTGAGCCTAGTCTAGCAGTAGACAGTGCCTACTGAAATGAATGTATTACCAAAAAATTCACTCTTTCCAACAGAAAAACAATTCACATCCTATGGAAAGTAAATAAACCATGGACACCATGTTATTTCTTCCAAAATCTTTGGGCTCCCGAGCATATTGGCAAtatggatacatttttaaaaatgaacaatgaTAACTGCTCCTGGAGAGATTAAAGTCAGCCAAAGACAAAATGATTCCATGTAATATGTGCAGAAACAGGAGTTAAACATTCTGTAATTAGGGAATTCCCTgcctgtccagtggttaggactccatgctttcactgcccaggcccgggtttgatctctggtcaggggtACTAAGATCCCCAAAGCGGCTGGCATGGTCAAAAAGAAAACATCctataattataaaaatggaaaacagaggaAGAGCATTAGAGACTGTATTCAGATGGCTATAGACTAACTGAATGCGTAATTATCAAGATTAATCAAAGCATGGAATGGACAAATTGTGGAAGAAGTGGGATACCTTCTGAATAAGAACACCGATGTAATCCATCTCTACATTCTATgactccctccttctccctcccctcccttcctcttggcTTGATTTAGAAACCCAGCTAACTCCATCACCTCAACTCAGTTCTGGCTCCCTGCAAAGCAGTTGTTCTTGGGCTAAAACCAGGTAAGAGACCCCCAATATCTCCTTTCAGCCCTTTCAAAGGGGTACAGTTCTTACCCCATGGCTTCCCACCCACAGCATCTCCTCGTGCAAGTCAAAGTGGGAGACGGAGACAGGCACACCCACTTCAGCCACCACACTGTGCAACTCAGAGTAGACACCTTCCATTATGTGCACTGACTCCTGGACTGGAAGAGCCTCTAGGGCCACTCCCTCCGGGTCCAGCTCCACGTTCTGTAGCAGACTCGGGTTCAGGTGGGCATCCAGGACAGGATCCAGGGCAGAATGCATGGCCGGGGCATACTCTGCAAGTCCAGGGTCCAGACCCTCGAAGttcatgatggtgatgatgacgaTAGCAGCAGACTGACCCGTGTCACACACCCTCCCTTGCCACAGCCCCTTTGGATGCCTGACCCAATCAGCAGGACATCACTGGACCTAGAATGGACATCCTGACCTGCAAAGGGAAAGAGGGAGCTAAGTCACGGGTAGGCCCAGGTACTTGTATTGAGTGTGTTCTAGGTTTTACTGGCAGGACGGAGACAAGGCAGGCAGAAGATGTAAGAATACAAGGCAGGGGATGAAACAGGCAGGAAGGGAATCGGCACTGGGGTAGAGGTGGGAGAAGGTGTTGTCCCTTGCTCTTCTCCTCTAAGGTACTCTGAACTCCCAGGACCCCACTAGTTAACTTAATCCCTGACCTCCTTTTCACCCTCCTTCAGGGCTGCTCACTTGCCTGGTTCATCCCTGAACCATCAATGTCAGGAGCAGCAACTGTGGGGGTAGGGGTTAGGTAGAGGTGGGTAAAGTGCTTGTTTCCCAGAATTAGGGATAGGGGTAGATGGTTGAAAGGGCAGAACAAGGTAAGTCAGTTTCCCAGAATCCTCTGCAATGCTACCCAGGATTCGCTAGGGGAAAATAAGACTGGCCAGTTACCCACAGTTGGGGCGGGGGGTAGGGGGACGTGAAGGAAATAACTAGTTACCCAGAATTCTCTGGGGGAACCAGAAAAATCAATTACCCATAATTCTCCCTCggcggcggggaggggagggattaGGGCAGGGGTCAGATGTGTTCCTGGGATGCTTACGGGGATTAGGTCATTACCAAGATTTCTCCATGGCGGATATTTTGGAGCGCGTGGAATTAAAACGAGTAGGGGGAGAGCAAGCGCCGTCAGCTCCGCGGGAAATTCCAGTTTCCCCACTTCTCCCCCGCGCCTCAGGTTCAACCAAACTCTACGACGGAAAGGGCGTGCACTCCCAGTCTCAGCTTCCAATTAGGAAGGGCGAGAGGCTTACCTTAGCCAATCGGGAGCAGCCAGGTACAGCCGGACCCGCGAGAAGACGTGTGACGCGCGAGCTGAGCAAAACAAGACCTACGGGGCGCGGATAGGGACAAACGGAGTCAGAACCTTGTCCCAGTTCGGTGGTGGTAGAGTAACCGTTGTCTTATTTAAgccttctttaaaagaaattagaaagccCCAGGCTTGGAGCCCGAACTTTCAAGCTCTGTATAGCTCCAGACTAGAGTAAGGGGAACCCAAAAGCAAAGCACTGGGAATCGATTGCTGGATATTCCCATTATGGCCCAGTCCACCCCCTTTCCCCGTGGTACTCTTGTGAGCACTTCGCCAACTCCGACTTGTTACTCCTGAAACTTGCCGGCATTTCCTATCATTTTCAGGCatgggagagaaaaaaggaagcgGGAGGCAGCCTCCTAACATGGCTCAAGTAGCTGCATCTTCTACGATTCTAAAGGCAACCATCTGAAACTCCCCATCTGTGATTATTGCCTCCCCAGAGTCGCCGGTAATATTTCCAGGGAACAGGACCCCTCAGCTATAAAATTCCCCTAGCTCGTGGAGCAGGACATTATTCCTCAGGGGGCAGGACATGGCAAATTGAGACGTTTGCCTTCCCCAGACTTAACAGATTTAGTGTCAACACTTACTCAGGGATTCTTGGGGTATAACTCTGAGCTTGAACTGCTTTGGAATAGATCCAGAATGTTAGATGTCTGTAGGGTATTTTAGTTCAGTTTGTAAAGGCCACATAAAGGGCAGCGTTGATGGGATTCCTCATAGAGAATACAGTTTTAAAGCATCtcaatgtggtggtggtggttagtcgctaagtcctgtacgactcttgcgacctcattgactatagccctccaggtttctctgtccatggaattctccgggcaagaatactggagtgggttgccatttccttctccaggggatcttcccagcccaggaatcgaacccagtctcctgcgttgcaggcagattgtttaccgactgagctacaagggaagtcacCATCTAGGGACCTCTGAAATCAGATCAGTTTGAGAGACCCTCTGAGTTAAACATGTTTTTCTCTCGGTCTATGACCTCTAAGTCTAGAACCCCTCTGATTCAGGATTCTCTGAGTCAGGATTCTAGGCTTAGAGGTCATAGACCGAGAGAAAAGCACATTTAACTCAAGAGGGTTTCTCAAACTGATCTGACTTCAGAGGTCCCTAGATTTAAAATCTTGTAAAAAAATGTGTGCTGAGTAATAGGGACAGTTCCTACACTTTGAGAAATTTCCATATTTAGGTCTCAAATTAAGAAAGACTtaacagggatttccctggtgatccagtggccaagactcttcgctcccaatgcaggggcctgggtttgttccctggtcagggaatcccAAGATCCCTAATGCTGCAACTTAAGAATTTGCATGCCTCAAGGATCAAAGATCCTTGCcagaactaagacccagtgtagccaaaaaaatttttttaagacttaaCAGTGAGAATTACAAGGCCTGAGATACCAGCAACATCAGGCTAAAAGAGCTACTTTATTAAGATGCGTGGTGTCCCCTCACAGCGTCCAATATAATAGAATGAGAATGCAGAATCTGGTCTATGTGGTAATTCTGGCCATTTAATAGTGATCTTAGGTAAGTTACTTATctttgcacctcagtttcctcatttgtaccCATCTCATTGggctgttgtgaaaattaaatgggtTAATACATGAAAAGTGCTTAAACCAAGTATTTGGTATAAAGTGAGAGTTGGATAGAAGCCATCATTACTAACCACCTGGGGAAACTTCAACTGGATTTGGTGTCCAGGCATCCAGCTGGAAAGGCCTGCTTGGGAGTATCTTGTCAATTTAATTTGCATAACGGTTGAGGTCTTGCTGACGTCATGGTCTCCTTGCAGCTCCAGGTCAGATATATATAGTCCTGGAAGTAGTTCCTGTCACACAACAGTCCCACAGTCACCCCACCAACCTTGCTTCCTACCCAACTCCCAAAGCACCAGGAAGTGAAACAAAGCCCCGTGCTTCCAGCTCACCCTTGTCCCTCTCATCCCATCCCCCAGAGTtccacttcctcctcttcctccttttcacCTTCGATCTCTTATCCTAAACGGCTCCCAGAATGGGAACTAGAGGTGGGAAAAGCGTGGAAGACATACAAAAGTGAGGTGAGCTCCCCTACCCTACTCCCAATTTCCTTATTTCATGCATATCCATCTTTCTCAGAAGGCAAACCATTTCTCACTCAAACTGAGATAACTTCTCTGAGGCTGGAAATATTTTATCCCAAGGGTGGATTTACCACAGGATCACATTTGAATCAGAAATTTCACTGGGCAGTTTTGAATAGTACTAAGGGAACGGAGACCTCTGTCGAGGGTAAGTTTCTCAGAGAAAAAGGGTCAACCTCTTGGAAAGGCTTTGGGAGCCATCTGTGTGGTCATCCATGGCCTCATTCTGACGTCCAGATTGTCCTGGGACCCTCCACTGGGGTGGGGACAGTCCCAGGTTTGGGCCACCCTCCACTCCCACGCCCAGCCTCACAGTCTCAGCTGTTTCACTGAATGTTGCATCAGGGATGGTGATGAAATCAGTATCAGCGGATTTTACCCATGGATGCAACAGGCTGAAGGACCAGCCAGGGTCGCTGACACAGTGCACCTTCAACTACCCAGAACCCTGGACTTTCTAGCCACGGTGAAGGGCTCGGTGCTGGAATATCTCCAGTTGGATTTCTAGACCTCACTTACACACTGATGTCCCCTACCCCCAAATCACCTGAATCCCACAGAGCCCAAGAAACTTGGGCCACTAAGGTTGAGGAATCAGATGGTTCTTAGCAACAGTTCTCTCCTCCCAACAGTCCCCCTAGCCTCCAGCGTGAGGCCTGAAGTGAGGGAGCAGTAATACCTTATACTGAACAGATGTGGCTTCCCAGTTCACAAAATGTTTCATGTCCATCCTCTCCTAGTGAAAATAACACTTCccaacagagaaaaagaagcccCCTTATTCTTGGATTGAGGACATCAGGTGGGAACCCAGCTTCATTCCAAACTGATCTTGCCATCCTATTGGGAGATAAATGAAtgcttctgttttggtttttacttAAGCAGGAGGTGAGGAAATTAGGTTTAAAGGGAGGGCTAATATAGCTTAGAGACACAAAAAGATGAGTGAAAGGTTAAACAGGAAGGAACTTGAGACTagattcatttaaatatttgctgttcccacccctccccctgtcTTCGGCCACTTTGATTCCTGGAGAGCATTACACAGAAGTCTCATCCCAGGCCTCCAGCCACAGCCACCACACGACTCATTTCCCCTGGAACTGAGGCTACTTACCTGGGCTCCCCACGGAGGGGGATGATGCAGGAGGGGAATCCCACCTGCTGTGAGTCACCTGCTAGTATAAAGGGCGGGTCTCACAATGCAAGGACCTTAAAAAGAGACTGAGACAAGGGGAGAAAATCTACAGGAAGCAGCTCAGAACCACGGTGAGCAAGAGAGAACCAGACGCACAGAACAGAGAGAATCAGATTCAGAGCAAGGGGAAGTGGACAGAGGTTCCACAGGGACTGCAAGGCACGGAGCCAGCCAGATTGGAGAGGCAGGCAACGAGATGCTGGGGAACAGAgctgtgatgctgctgctgctgctactgctgccctGGACAGCTCAGGGCCGGGCTGTGTCAGAGGACAGCAGCCCTGCTTGGACTCGGGGCCAACAGCTCTCACAGCAACTCTGCATGCTGGCCTGGAGTGCACACCTACCAATGGGACATGTGGTGAGTGGCGGCCCCTAGAGCCCATCTGAGCTCTCCAAGGCTATAGTGGAAGATGCTGTGGCCTGGGGTGGAAGCTGGAGGGTTGAAAGCCATCAGGGTAAGAGAGAACAGTGGTTGAGagaacccctgaagaagggatccAGGGAGAGTAAGGGCCGAAAGGTCCAGGTAGGATTTGAGGGTACTTATTTCTTTACTCTTTCCACCCCTCCTCCATTTCAGGATCTACcaagagaagaaggaggtgaTAAGACTACAGATGATGTCCCCCGTATCCAGTGTGAGGATGGCTGTGATCCACAAGGACTCAGGGACAACAGTCAGGTACCAAGATGAGGCTGGCCCCCAAGGAAGAGGGGACTGGAGATAGAGCTGGATACCATGGTGAATTAGTAAAAGTTGTATCTGTCCTTGTCCATTCAGCCTGCTGTAATAATAAACCATAGACTCAGTAgtttataaacaacagacatttatttttcacagctccggaggctggaagtctgaggtcaAGGTGCCAGTGTGGTTAAGTGAGGGCCCTCTTCCAGATCAGACTTCTTGTCTCCTCACATTGTGGGAAGGAGTAAGGAGTTCTgtgggtctcttttataagaccaataattccattcatgagggctgcATCCTCATGACCTAGTAACTTCCCAAAAGTCCCACTTCCTACCACCACCACACTGAGGgtcaggatttcaacatatgaatttcacAGGGACGCAAACATTCAGATCACAGCCATGTCTTAAGAATGGCAAATATCAGGTGAGTCTTTGGTGGAGTAATTAGAAGggatctgttttctttctttcattttgattttggCTGAGCTGTGCTGtgcccagccagggatcaaacccatggcccctgcagtggaagcgtggcatcttaaccactggaccgcctgggaagtccccatatctgttttctttcatggctttcttttctccccaGTCCTGCTTGCAAAGAATTCATCGAGGCCTGGTTTTTTACGAGAAGCTGCTGGGCTCAGATATTTTCACAGGGGAGCCTTCTCTACTCCCAGATGGCCCTGTGGACCAGCTTCATGCCTCCATACTGGGCCTCAGGGAACTCTTGCAGGTATGAACTAGGGACCTGGAGGAGAGGAGCTTGCAGGTGTCAGAgacagggcctgggggtgggggtggggtgaatgATTTAGTCTTCTCTGATTGTGTCCTGTGTCCTTTCAGCCCAAGGGTCACCACTGGGAAACTGAGCAGACTCCAAGCCCTATTCCTAGCCAGCCATGGCAGCGCCTCCTTCTCCGTCTCAAGATCCTTCGAAGCCTCCAGGCCTTTGTGGCTGTAGCTGCCCGGGTCTTTGCCCACGGAGCAGCAACTCTGAGCCCCTAAAGCCAGTAGCTTAAGGATGACACCCAGACCTCCGTGGCTCAGTAATGCTAAGATCTATCAACTAGACACCTGTGAGCCAACAAGTTCATTGGTCCATTAATTTTAATGAGACTTATTCTGTTGAAAAATTACCAAAACTGACTGACTGACGATGTTGACCTAGGAGAGGCTGAATATTTATTACATAGGAAGGGAAATTTTGGGATTATTTATAGTGGCAGGAGCTTGGGGATGaggattatttattatatttatactgAATTATGTACCTTTTTCAATAAAGACTTATTTATGTGGATCTCTAAGTCTAGGCTTGtcagtaaaaagaaacagaatggaaaaaataggGCCAAAGCACTACAAAATGTATCCTTCTGCTCTGCAGGGCTACGGTGGAAAGGGGTCTTACCTCATGACCCCTTGGTATATAGAGTAACTAGGATCTTTTTGGCCATAATCCCTGCTAAGGCTGAGCAAGCTGAATGAGGTTACAAGGGACTGCAATTGGGAAGTATCGCTCCTAAGCATGGCCCTCTCTTGCTCCTTGACCCAgggcttccttcccttctttcttggcCAACAGTGTATTTGGCCAATGACAGGAGTCCCCAGGTACTGCAGGATCAGAAG from Bos mutus isolate GX-2022 chromosome 5, NWIPB_WYAK_1.1, whole genome shotgun sequence includes:
- the IL23A gene encoding interleukin-23 subunit alpha, which produces MLGNRAVMLLLLLLLPWTAQGRAVSEDSSPAWTRGQQLSQQLCMLAWSAHLPMGHVDLPREEGGDKTTDDVPRIQCEDGCDPQGLRDNSQSCLQRIHRGLVFYEKLLGSDIFTGEPSLLPDGPVDQLHASILGLRELLQPKGHHWETEQTPSPIPSQPWQRLLLRLKILRSLQAFVAVAARVFAHGAATLSP